Proteins from a genomic interval of Pelagibaculum spongiae:
- a CDS encoding TauD/TfdA family dioxygenase — MNSILDNLKTEGIAIVENIYSQDELIGLAKSIGNIRPHPNGEDVATLKSSDGTNSLTGTFSSTYGLSMFPFHSDTAFWGLPARYIIMGMFSTSRCTTNYISLRDIERFISDDFLSKARRAIYLVETIEGSKYTSPVFEVNDNYGFRFDPNIMTPANDYAKVFHEELVVAMNRVESIKIDWSGNKAVIFDNWNSLHSRSAVKDESREIFRIYLES; from the coding sequence GTGAATTCTATACTTGATAATCTAAAAACCGAAGGCATTGCGATAGTTGAGAATATATATTCACAGGATGAATTAATCGGCTTGGCAAAATCTATCGGTAATATTAGGCCGCATCCTAATGGAGAGGATGTGGCCACATTAAAATCAAGTGATGGTACAAACTCTCTTACTGGGACTTTTAGCAGTACTTATGGTTTGTCGATGTTCCCTTTTCATTCCGATACCGCTTTTTGGGGCCTACCCGCGAGGTATATAATAATGGGAATGTTTTCAACGAGTCGGTGCACGACTAACTATATTTCACTAAGAGATATCGAGAGATTTATATCTGATGATTTCCTTAGCAAAGCACGAAGAGCCATATACCTAGTTGAAACGATTGAGGGTAGTAAATATACGTCTCCTGTTTTTGAAGTAAATGACAATTATGGATTTCGATTTGATCCTAACATTATGACGCCTGCGAATGACTATGCCAAAGTGTTTCATGAGGAGTTGGTAGTCGCCATGAACAGAGTGGAATCAATTAAAATAGATTGGAGTGGCAACAAAGCTGTTATTTTTGATAACTGGAATTCTTTGCACAGCCGATCAGCAGTAAAGGACGAAAGCCGTGAAATATTTAGAATTTATTTGGAGAGTTAA
- a CDS encoding UvrD-helicase domain-containing protein, protein MNLWGSEDLNQRQEDAILEEGSVFLTACPGSGKTRTLTYKIAHELSRISSEKNYVIAITYTNRAADEIHERIEGLGIDTSQLWIGTIHSFCMEWILKPYAIYHENLKHGFRVIDSHEREVLLDSLCEPHKYITHWNCDFYFTETGYVLGCQDEWKHEKLKNILNDYFNTLIKRRELDFELILFYSYELMRSQDSIPVILSSIFRFILIDEYQDTKSIQYAILSEILKAGGSKTNTFIVGDPNQAIYESLGGYPMEVLEFEKLSKKKMKLMELSDNYRSSEKIVDYFGNYNFFSTKIIAASKDRYFNSTISFDKNVKKDQLETVIIRLIKYNVETLNIPPSEICVIAPQWVTLASMTRKLVSSLPEYEFDGPGMVPFARDIENFWYKLSKIALTTASPNMYIRRLRWAGEVLNDMESFGINISDITKKSILRTSNSIVLSDKEGLVYLTNFFEAFFSSVAIPFREYAPLIQHYDAFFESSQSRIERLRKDGAEFIGDINTFRKVFNTRSGITVSTIHGVKGAEFDVVIAYALLEGMVPHFSDPKGEESSTKLMYVIGSRARKNLHLISECERFNVRKEEYQPTKVLSDCNFDYDCVKNLVGLGK, encoded by the coding sequence ATGAATTTATGGGGTAGTGAAGACCTTAATCAAAGACAGGAAGATGCTATTCTCGAGGAAGGTAGTGTTTTTCTAACAGCATGCCCAGGAAGTGGAAAAACTCGAACTTTAACTTATAAAATCGCACATGAGTTATCCAGAATAAGTAGTGAAAAAAATTATGTTATTGCCATTACTTATACAAATCGGGCTGCGGATGAAATTCACGAACGTATAGAGGGCTTGGGAATTGATACTTCACAATTGTGGATTGGAACAATACATTCATTTTGTATGGAGTGGATACTAAAACCATACGCAATTTATCACGAAAACCTAAAGCATGGATTTAGAGTTATAGATTCTCACGAACGAGAGGTGCTATTGGATTCTCTGTGTGAACCACACAAATACATAACTCATTGGAATTGTGATTTTTATTTTACAGAGACTGGGTATGTTTTAGGCTGCCAAGATGAGTGGAAGCATGAAAAATTAAAAAATATTCTGAATGACTATTTCAATACTCTTATTAAAAGGAGAGAGCTAGATTTTGAATTAATACTATTTTATTCATATGAATTGATGAGAAGCCAGGATTCAATACCCGTAATACTTAGCAGCATATTTAGATTCATTTTGATAGATGAGTATCAAGATACAAAAAGCATTCAATATGCAATTTTAAGTGAGATATTAAAAGCGGGCGGTAGCAAAACTAATACATTTATTGTTGGCGATCCTAACCAGGCAATTTATGAATCTCTTGGTGGGTATCCTATGGAAGTTCTTGAATTTGAGAAATTATCCAAAAAGAAAATGAAGCTCATGGAACTTTCGGACAATTACCGATCATCAGAAAAAATAGTAGATTACTTTGGTAACTATAATTTCTTTTCTACAAAAATTATAGCCGCATCAAAAGATAGGTATTTTAATAGTACTATTTCTTTCGATAAAAATGTAAAAAAAGATCAGCTTGAAACGGTCATTATTCGATTGATTAAATACAATGTGGAAACATTGAATATTCCACCTTCAGAGATCTGCGTTATTGCGCCGCAATGGGTCACCTTGGCGAGTATGACGCGGAAATTGGTTTCATCGCTTCCAGAATATGAATTTGATGGTCCTGGAATGGTTCCTTTTGCTAGAGATATTGAAAACTTCTGGTATAAACTTTCTAAGATTGCACTCACAACAGCCTCACCAAATATGTATATTCGCCGATTGCGATGGGCAGGAGAAGTGCTGAATGATATGGAATCTTTCGGAATCAATATTTCTGATATAACAAAGAAGTCTATTTTACGAACAAGTAACTCGATTGTATTGTCAGATAAAGAAGGATTAGTCTACTTAACGAATTTTTTCGAAGCTTTCTTTAGCAGCGTTGCTATCCCATTTCGAGAATACGCTCCCCTCATTCAACATTACGATGCCTTTTTCGAAAGTTCTCAATCTAGAATTGAAAGACTTAGGAAGGATGGCGCTGAATTTATTGGGGATATAAACACATTTAGAAAGGTTTTTAATACCAGATCAGGAATAACAGTATCAACTATACATGGAGTTAAGGGGGCAGAATTCGATGTGGTAATTGCTTACGCTTTATTAGAAGGTATGGTTCCACATTTTAGTGACCCCAAAGGTGAAGAAAGCTCGACAAAGCTAATGTATGTCATTGGTTCAAGAGCTCGTAAGAACCTCCACTTAATTTCTGAATGTGAACGTTTTAATGTAAGAAAAGAAGAATATCAGCCCACTAAGGTATTGTCTGATTGCAATTTTGATTATGATTGCGTGAAAAATCTAGTGGGCCTTGGTAAATAA